One genomic segment of Gossypium arboreum isolate Shixiya-1 chromosome 3, ASM2569848v2, whole genome shotgun sequence includes these proteins:
- the LOC108475395 gene encoding indole-3-acetic acid-induced protein ARG7-like: MSQRAGKCRKIRHIVRIRQMLKQWRKKARISANDNIGHAPSDVPAGHVAVCVGTGLKRYIVRATYLNHPIFKSLLVQTEEEYGFNNVGPLTIPCDESLFEEILRVVSRSDSSSNSDRLFTFEDLQRRCHVGMKNKQQILSESRPLFHRVGDRSVY, translated from the coding sequence ATGTCTCAGCGGGCCGGAAAGTGCCGGAAAATCCGTCACATTGTCCGAATCCGACAAATGCTGAAGCAATGGCGAAAGAAGGCCCGCATTTCGGCCAATGACAACATCGGACACGCACCGTCCGATGTACCGGCGGGACATGTGGCTGTCTGTGTGGGGACCGGTCTCAAGAGATACATCGTACGAGCGACGTACCTGAACCATCCAATCTTCAAGTCACTCCTCGTACAAACCGAAGAAGAGTACGGTTTCAATAACGTAGGACCGTTGACCATCCCATGCGACGAGTCACTCTTCGAGGAGATTCTCCGTGTCGTGTCTCGTTCTGACTCGTCGTCGAACTCGGACCGTTTGTTTACATTCGAGGATCTTCAGAGACGATGCCACGTGGGCATGAAGAATAAACAACAGATTTTGAGTGAATCTCGGCCGTTGTTTCATCGGGTCGGCGATAGATCAGTCTACTGA